GGGAGGCGCAGTCCAGCAGGCTCACGCCCAGAGTCACGGTGCGCACGTCCAGATTCTCGTTTTTGATCATGGACAGCGTGGAAAGCACCTCGCGGTCGTTCAACATATCCGAAATCTCCTCGAAAAGTCGCAATACGCGGCGGAAGGCCGCTAGATGCGGTGAATGGTCTCAAATATATCCCGGTGCTGCACCGATACGGTCAGGGCCAGAGGCGCACAGACATCCTGCATCTTCTGCCGCAGATGGCGGTGTTCCACGCTGGGGGGCACGTCAACCTCGAAGATCATGATCATTTCGTCCTCGCCGGTTTCCTGGGTGATGATGGCCCGGAAGTTGACCACGTTGCAGTTCAGGGCGGCGATGCCCGTGGTCACGGCGGAAATGGTGCCCGGCTTGTCCAGGCCGCGCGTGGTGATGACAAAGGGCTGCGTGGGTGCGTCTTCGGGAACGGCCGGAACGCTCATGGGCCGGAGATGGGCGCTCAGTCCCATGCCGCCCAGAACGGAGTTCAGCTCCGCGCCGATGGTTTCCAGCGGGCGGTCGAGGGGGTTCAGCACGACGAAGATGGATGCGAACTCCGTCTGCAGGATGGTCTGGCTCACATCCTCGATGTTGCAGCCGTGGGAGAACAGAATGGTCGATATTCTGGCCAGGATGCCCGGTTTGTCCTGGCCGATGACCGAGAGCACAAATTTTTTCATGAAACCTCCGCGCCGTGGTAAAGTTCTGTCGTATGGCCCGCCGCACGGGACCGCGTCAAGACGCCAGTTGCCTCTGGTCAAGGAAAGCCGCCCGGAATACAAGCGGACCATATCCTGAAAAGCGAGGTGTGTGATGGTCAGTATCGGAACTCCTCTTTCTCCTTCGGCCACCAGAGTGCTCATGCTCGGCGCGGGCGAACTGGGCAAGGAAGTGGCCTTGGAGCTTCAGCGTCTGGGCGTGGAAGTCGTCGCAGTGGACCGCTACGAAAACGCCCCGGCCATGCAGGTGGCCCATCGCGGGCACTGCATATCCATGCTGGACGGCGAGGCCCTGCGCCGGATCGTCCGGGCCGAACGGCCCCATTACATCGTCCCGGAAATCGAGGCTATTGCCACGGATACGCTGGGGGAACTGGAGCGGGAAGGCTTCACCGTCGTGCCCACGGCCGGAGCCGTGCGGCTGACCATGGATCGGGAAGGCATCCGCAGGCTGGCGGCCGAAGAGCTGAAACTGCGGACTTCGCCGTACCGTTTCGCGGAAACCAAGGAAGAGTATATGGCCGCGGTCGGGGAAGTTGGAATGCCCTGCGTGGTCAAGCCGGTCATGAGCTCGTCGGGCAAGGGACAGTCCGTCGTCAGGAGCGGAGAAGATATGGATTCCGCTTGGGCGCACGCTCAGGAGGGCGGCCGGGCCGGGCAGGGCAGGGTTATCGTGGAGGGCTTTGTGGATTTCGACTACGAAATCACCCTGCTTACGGTGCGTCATACGGGCGGCGTCAGTTTTTGCGAGCCCATCGGCCATTTTCAGCAGGACGGGGACTACCGGCAGTCCTGGCAGCCTCAACCCATGAGTACAGCGGCTCTGGACGAGGCCCGGCGCATGGCTTCGGCCGTGACGGAAGCGCTGGGCGGATGCGGCGTCTTCGGAGTGGAATTTTTCGTCAAGGGCGACACGGTCTTTTTCAGCGAAGTTTCGCCGCGCCCTCACGATACGGGGCTGGTCACGCTCATTTCCCAGAACCTTTCAGAGTTCGCTCTGCACGCCAGAGCCATTCTGGGGCTGCCCGTTCCGGCCATCCGGCAGTACGGTCCCAGCGCTTCCAGCGTCATTCTGGCGGAGGGAGACTCCCGCCGGGTGGTGTTCGAGAACCTGGACCGGGCCCTGGCCGAGCCGGATACGGATCTGCGTCTGTTCGGAAAACCCGGAGTCTCGGGCAGGCGGCGCATGGGAGTGGCCGTGGCCCGGGCGGAGACTCTGGACGCCGCGCTGGAAAAGGCCGGCCGGGCAGCCGCCGCCGTTACGGTCAGGCTCTGAAACATCCCGGATGCGGCGATGTGCGCGCGCCGGGCACTTGTCATCCCCGGCGGCTTTCACTAAGCAGATCAGATTTGGGCGGTTTTCGCCCGTAACCGGCGACTTCCGCCATATGGGCTTCCGTTTTGGGGGCCTGTTTTTTCCAAGGAGACGATATGAAACGACTGATTCTGACCCTGTGCCTGGTTCTGGCTTGCGGTACCGCCTACAGCGGTGAAAAGGAGCATCGCGCTCTGGCCGAGGAACTGATCAAAATCACCGACGGCGACAAGGTCATGGACGGCATGAAGGCCCAGGTCAGCATGGTTTTCCAGCAGATCACCTCCCAGATGAACGTTCAGGAGGCGGATAAGCCCAAACTGGAAAAATACACCAAGCGCTTCGAGGACATCCTCAAGGAAGATATGGACTGGGGCAAGGTCCGGACCCAGTATGTGGATCTGTACACGGGCACCTTCACCGAGAAGGAAATCAAGTCGCTGGTGGATTTCTACAAGTCCGACCTGGGCAAGAAGGTTTCGGAGAAGATGCCCGAGCTCATGCAGAAGAGCATGCTCGTGGCCCGCACGCACATGGAGATCGTGGTGCCCAAGCTGGAAGCCCTGACTGAGGAAATGCGCAAGGAATTCGAGCCCGCCGCGCCTGCCGCTCCGGCCGGGGCCGCGCCCGCGAAATCCGAAAAGGAAGCGCCCAAGAAGAGCGCCCCGAAGAAAGACTCCAAGAAAGATTAGTTCTGATTTCGGCAAGTGTGCGTCCAAAGGCTCCCCGGTCCGCCGGTGGAGCCTTTTTTGTCGCAGATTGTGATCCTCAGGCCACTGTGCCGCCTGCATTGCGGATTGGTTTGGGGAAAATGGAAATATGGAGCCGCCGGTTTCCAGCGGCGTCGGAGCGGATGGTTCCGGCCGGTCACCGTATCAGAGCAGGGCTCTGATTTCCCGGCGCACGGCTTCGAGGAAGAGGGGGTAGGCTGTCCGCACCGGTTCCGACAGTTCCATGGAC
Above is a window of Desulfomicrobium orale DSM 12838 DNA encoding:
- a CDS encoding glycine cleavage system protein R, giving the protein MKKFVLSVIGQDKPGILARISTILFSHGCNIEDVSQTILQTEFASIFVVLNPLDRPLETIGAELNSVLGGMGLSAHLRPMSVPAVPEDAPTQPFVITTRGLDKPGTISAVTTGIAALNCNVVNFRAIITQETGEDEMIMIFEVDVPPSVEHRHLRQKMQDVCAPLALTVSVQHRDIFETIHRI
- the purT gene encoding formate-dependent phosphoribosylglycinamide formyltransferase, whose translation is MVSIGTPLSPSATRVLMLGAGELGKEVALELQRLGVEVVAVDRYENAPAMQVAHRGHCISMLDGEALRRIVRAERPHYIVPEIEAIATDTLGELEREGFTVVPTAGAVRLTMDREGIRRLAAEELKLRTSPYRFAETKEEYMAAVGEVGMPCVVKPVMSSSGKGQSVVRSGEDMDSAWAHAQEGGRAGQGRVIVEGFVDFDYEITLLTVRHTGGVSFCEPIGHFQQDGDYRQSWQPQPMSTAALDEARRMASAVTEALGGCGVFGVEFFVKGDTVFFSEVSPRPHDTGLVTLISQNLSEFALHARAILGLPVPAIRQYGPSASSVILAEGDSRRVVFENLDRALAEPDTDLRLFGKPGVSGRRRMGVAVARAETLDAALEKAGRAAAAVTVRL
- a CDS encoding DUF2059 domain-containing protein, coding for MKRLILTLCLVLACGTAYSGEKEHRALAEELIKITDGDKVMDGMKAQVSMVFQQITSQMNVQEADKPKLEKYTKRFEDILKEDMDWGKVRTQYVDLYTGTFTEKEIKSLVDFYKSDLGKKVSEKMPELMQKSMLVARTHMEIVVPKLEALTEEMRKEFEPAAPAAPAGAAPAKSEKEAPKKSAPKKDSKKD